In Salvelinus sp. IW2-2015 linkage group LG21, ASM291031v2, whole genome shotgun sequence, the genomic window ACTCAGTACCTCTAGCAATATTCCATATGCTGGGTTACAGTataatatacactcagtggctagtttattaggtacacctccCCATTCACGAAATGGTtctctcctacagacagtgagtcacgtggccgtggcttgctatataaagcaggcatcgagacattcagttactgttcgattgaatgttagaatgggcaaaacgagtgacctaagccactttgagcgtggtatgatcgtcggtgccaggcgcgccggttccagtagcttggaacgcacaactcgtcggtccttgtcggggatgggctgttgcagcagacgaccacatcgggttccactcctatcaggtaaaaacaaaaagaagtggctccagtggggacgtgatcaccaacactggacaattgaggagtggataACATTGCCTGttccgacgaatcccggttcctgagTCAGAGACCATGACCTCATCCTGCctgggtacaggctggtggtgtaatggtgggGGGGAAGGTTTTCCTGGTGCACGTTAGGTCcgttgataccaattgagcaacatgtCAATGctccaaagaattcaggctgttctggaggcaaaggggggtccgactcagtactagatgggtgtaccaaaTAATCTGGCCACCGAGTGTATAATAGTGATACTACTATAGTATAATACTGAGCATATGAAATAAGAATACGGCAGATTATTCATTCTACCTCAGAATATTCTAGATTGATTCTTTGCAATGTAAATCAGAAAGGATTGTACCCTATCAAGGGTTTAACTTGCAGATAAAAGGGGCACCCTGCTTTGACACACAGATATATAGTTGCTAAGAAGCGACCTATTTCAGCTGGAGAATGTCTTTCTTTTCAGCCTCCATTTGGTTCTTTGTCTGAACAGGCTGCGTGTTGGCTGGCTGGCACCTTTTCTGTCAGTGTACTGCGACACTGGCAAAGATGCTGGCACAGACCCAGAAAACGAACAGACTTTTCTAGAAAATCTCTGGCTGTAGATGACTCTTACACAATGGCTAAATCAAATTGGATGAATTATAATATTCCATTACACAAATACAGTACAGCTGTAATCTGTAGGCACTGCTACTCAAGGGATTTTACGCAAAGGATTTGATGATTTGACGATGATGTCATCAGGGCTGCCACAGACAGGCAGAAACTTTAACCTGGGTGCAGTTTCTGCCACAAATTATGATTTATTATCTCCCTTGTCATCATTTAGTATTACATGGAATTAACTAGGCTAATGATGTAATCATAAATTATGTAGAGCTAGAGGCTGGATATATTTGTCTAGGTCTAATATTTCATACCAAATAGTCAATTGGGTTTTATTGTTTATAGACACAAGTTCAATCTTGCGATTCACTGGCTCTTTACTGCTATTCTGCCTTAAAGCACCCATAGTAGGCCTCAATGACCCACTAGGCAGGACATTGTTGTActggctgtctctttctccctgacccctGCAACACACAGCTAAATGGATCAGGGCAGGAAGACGGAGGAGGAATTGTGATGTCACGTGCAGGTTTCTGCGACCTGTCCCAGGCAGATACAATGGTCAGCCTTGTATTAGTAGCCTAATACCTCAGAATGGACGTTTCCAAGAAGATCGGGATAAAGGCTTATGATAATCTCTGTAGGGATGCGAGAATCAGACTGACAGAGGTTGTGGGTTTGATCCCTATGGATCCCTGTTCATCCTGTAGGCTCCTATGTACTGTACAGGATCTACTctcaactgtcacgccctgaccatagtttgctttgtatgtttctatgttttgtttggtcagggtgtgatctgagtgggcattctatgttgtatgtctggtttgtctatttcKatgtgtttggcctgatatggttctcaatcagagacaggtgttttgcgttgtctctgattgggaaccatatttaggtagcctgttttgtattgtgggttgtgggttattgtctatgtgtaagttgcctgtgtctgcacttgtttattatatagcgtcacgttcgtttgttgttttgtaagtctgtttaagtgttcttcgttttgttataataaatagaagaatgtattcctatcacgctgcaccttggtcctcctctctttctcccgaagacgatcgtgacatctcAACCCTCTTGGTTAGGGTACAGTCAGCTAGGGAATCCCTCAGTCAAAGAGCCCCTTGAGACCATCTGTAGCGTGGACTTAGACGGCAATATAGGACAGTATGTATTGCACACACAGTCAACTGCACTGTACTGTGGCATAGCTTTTAAAGGGACAGTCCTCTCAGATGTCATCCTTCTAGAAACATTTTCTTTCCAAAAGAAATCAATCAAGCTTGGCACTGTACTGTGAAAATAAATTAAGAAAATAAGTTGACAGCTAGATACAAATTCCGCATTAGTTCGTCTCGATGGTCCAACGCAATGTTCTGTCTGCAGTGTGTCTGTATTAAATACCTTTTTCTTGTCTGGAAAGTAGTCCAGTctataatgtttgtttttttaagccTGATTACAAAAAAGGATAACTTGAGCTTGTAAAGATTGAGAAGCTATTGGGGAAGCTAAATGGGGAATTAGCATTAGCATAGGTATGTACTCCCAGTAAATTACCATGTAACCATCGGATTTGCAggatgttagccagttagcttgttaGCTTTTGTTCTATGGATGAATCTATTTGGATAATAGTACAATTAGGAATTGTTACATGGATAGAGCTATTTCAATTGTAGTGACCTGATTTTATAATGAGTCTTTTAGAAAATGTGCCTTTTGTTCTATGGAGGAAGCTATTTCAATTGTAGTGACCTGATTTTATAATGGGTCTTTGTTCTAGGAAGCTACTTTAATTGAAGTAGGCCTAGCCATATTAGAAAATGTGCCTTTTGTTCTATGGAGGAAGCTATTTTAATTGTAGTTCCAGGTGGGAACATTAGCAGTTAGCCTATCCCAGTTAGGACAGCAGTGTTTTAGGAAGCTATACTTACTTAGGGTCAAATATCCATGTGGCTATGTAATGTTATTATCGAAAACTGGACACTCTTGCTCTACCATTGATACTTTTACTGCAATGTATTGGCACTTCTTTTGGTGCATAAGTAGCAGCGCTGTCTGTTGCAGGGGTTAAGTTGGCACTGTAGCTGCAGTCTGCTAGTGCCCGTGCTCAGTGCTGCAGGAAGCCGTTGGATCCAACTCAACCACCACCCGTTTCTGTGGACCGGTCTCAGTATCCTAGAACAtgttatttctctttctctctcaatctttctttcccctctttctccttttatttcattctctgtttctctccttctctatttctctccctataTCTCTTTTTTCCCACGCTGCAGACCCCCCATCACCTCTAAACAAGGACACACACTATTTTCTTAAAGGGTTTAAAGGATTAATGACTGTAGGCATACAGTAGATCAGGACCATTTCATTCCATTAGATAATTGGCTCACGGATACTGTTACACAGTCACCCCATTTTCAGCCAAATGCTGCCCCTCACTTTAATTATTTTAATCTACTGTACAGCCAGGATTTTGATCAAATGGAGATTTGAATGGCTGATTTGAACATAGGGGTATGTTACTGCATGTACCTGAGACTACGTCTGCAGGATGTATGCTGATGAAAATACATGTAAACTTGATAGTCCCGGCTGGTCGGgatagaaacatattttggatTACACTTCGTTAGGTCACCAGAATGGTTACTATGACGAACAAATCATCAACTGTAACTCCACGATGACTCGGCTTCCAAACAGGATGACCACTATTCACCCACCCATCAGTCCTGAACAGGGTCGCAGTGTCCATTCACAAACCAGTAAAAAAACGGACCTGTCGATAACCAGACCTCTCTATAATCACGGCCATAGATAACCAGCCTAACTTCCTACTGGGGGTTAACTGTTCTCATTACAGTGTTCTACAGCAGCTTGTGCTGAGGTATATTTATatcagaggggaagagagagatgggtctTATCCCTGTAATGAGGATCAGGCTAAGAGGATaagctctgactgactggctatgTGGTAATGTTGTGGTCAGCGCCTCGGTCTGTTTCCTTTTAACTGTTTTTGACCATGAGTCATtcacagaaagagaggggattAGAGAGGACATAGTTGCGGGACAATAATGACCTGATCCACTGGGCAGTTAGCGtttacctgtcaaaagttttatTTCCCGATATCGTGGTCAAATTAACTGAATTGTGTGGTCAGTGTACGCCAGAAATTATCTTAGCTCCCGTGACCAATTAAGTTTCTAACCAGAAAGTTACTGTCTCTATACTGTCCGAATAATTCACTGTCCAATGGCCTCCTACTTTTCAGTGAACTATATATTAACCaggtttttttcttttctccctccatTCCCATCTTCCCCCCTACAGTGCTGTGTTCAGAGAGAGTGGGTCAGGTCACTAAGACGTACCATGACATCGAGGCTGTCACCCACCTACTGGAAGAGGTAAGTAAATATAACGGGATTGTTTTCATACGTAAACCCTTAATCGCCCCCGGGGACGAATTAACTTGTATTGAATCGAATTGAATAATGTGTAACTGGGTATATTATACATTTTGAGTAAGTCACGATAGTCATCAGCCATAAGCATGTTGCTAGAATGGTAAACAAGTCTTCTGCTAGAAACTAGACTGTAACGACATCACAGAATGAAGAACATCAAACCGTTTTGTCGTCTTGCAGAAAGAGCGGGACCTCGAGTTGGCGGCCCGGATCGGCCAATCACTGCTCAAGCAGAATCGGGATCTAACGGCACGGAATGAGTTAATGGACGAACAGCTGGAGATCGCTAAGGAAGAGGTATGAGACCATCACTGTAGCCCTACTTTGATATATCTCACCTATTACAGACAGAATACAGTAGTACTGGAGCATAGCATTTAGCGAGAGAAAATACACACTCATTTTGGTCTTGGAATATGAAACTTACAGTGTATGTAGTCTTTTGTTCCAGCCCGGCATTAACACAGCTGGTTCAACTTTGATTTAGACCTTGTATCACTTGAATCATTGCATTAATGCTAGGCAggatcaaaagcctgcacacccgaAAACTCTCGCCCAGACCAGGAATGGGGACCAATGTACATGATAGATCCTAGTTCAGTACTCTTACCCTGGTTCCTACTTCCTGTTTCCCATTCACCAGATAGCCCAGCTGCGACATGAGCTCTCCATGAGAGACGACCTGCTCCACTTGTACGCCAGCACAGAGGAGATCGAGAACGCTTCCGACTCGCACGCactgtgagcacacacacacacacacacacacgcacacacatacactgcagAGTACACATACACATCGTACACCCCCCCAGGCATATCAACACAACTTGTGTTGGCAGGTAAACGTAAGACTTCAATTCTGAccgccttctccctctcctggttTTCAGAATGAAGAGGAACGAGTCATCTAACTCCCTCAGTAGCTTTGTCAATTATGACTTCATACAGCAGAAACTCAAAGGTCTGGAGGAGGAGAACCTCAAACTACGCTGTGAGGTGTGGAACACTGACTACTTCGAAATACCTGAAGTCATTGAAGTGGATTGGAAACTTGCTAATGCAATTGATGTTGCTACTCCACAGGCCAATGAACTGACGTCAGAGACCGCTAACTATGAGGAACAAGAGCAGGAgctgatgatggtgtgtgtggaggAACTCAGTGAGTATACTATAATGTACTACAGTGTAATATTATACATATTTGTTAATGTATACGGTATTACTGTGTTCCTGAGGGGAGAGGTAATTGGTGAGTGGGTGAATACAGTGAAAACAGTATGTGTTCGTACTGTGTATTCATACTaaccctctccgtctctctccctcctctttttctctctctattgtcttcTCTCCCTCAATCTTTTTGTTCTACCTCCCTCCCCCAGCCTCTGTGAATAAGCAGGTGGTGGACATGTCTGATGAGTTGGCCCGTAAGGTGGAGGACACTCTCAGGCAGCAGGAGGAGATCAGCTCCCTGCTCGCACAAATAGTCGACCTGCAGGCACGCTGCAAAGGGGTGAGTGATCACAGACACAACCAGGCAAACGCATACACACACCTAaatacatacccacacacacacacacaagcatgcagtgcacagacacacacagagttgaCATGGCACTCCTCTCGTGCCTTGAGGTTCCACAAGGACAAAAAACTCAAGACTCACCCACACCGAATGCTTCTATAATGGAGGACATTAAATATTTACATGTGCACTTAAGTTGGTATCTACAGTATTAAGTTGGTATACAGTATCACTGATACGATCATGATATTAACTCTCCACTCTTCCTCTAGCTCACCACTGACAATGAAGAGCTGACCCAGCACCTGAGTGCCTCGCGGGAGAGCCAATCACAGCTCAAATCAGAGGTAAGACACGCCCTCAACACTCTCCCCACAATCCACAACTCATTACCCACCAGTGAGCTATCTATAACTAGTAGGATAAAGTTGCTTTAACAGTGATCCAAGGTCGGTTTTGTTAATTATTGTTAATGCAAGGATTTGGGGAggctaagctgatcctagatctgtcccTCAAGGCAAGCTTGTACATAACCGCAGTAGCAGTGTGTATTTAACTGACCTCTGGCACTCCCTGGCTGCAGCTAAACTACCTGCAGGACAAGTACTCRGAGTGTGAGGACATGCTACGGGAGGCCAGAGAGGACATTAAGAACCTGCGCAACAAGAGCCTGCCCAACAGCACGGTGCAGCGCTACAGCGCCCTATCAGCCGTGTTCCCCATGGACTCCCTGGCAGCCGAGATAGAGGGCACCTTCCGCAAGGGCCTGGACGTCCCCGCCCCCTTCGAGTACAAGTGAGTGATGATGTCACTGTGAAAACATAAAACACCGGTGACAATGTGCTTTTTCCAACCTGTTAAGCTCAGTTGAATGACAATACCGGTATGTCAGTTATGTGCCATAACATGTTTTATGTTATCAAGTATGTTTGATTGAACAAAGACAGCATGACATAACAAAGCACATCTGTTGATGAAAAATATAGAATAAGTCAAATACAATGTTTAAAATGTTTCCAGAATTACACTAAAGAAGATTGAATATTCAAGCAGAAATACACTGACATAAACATTGAAATGTTAGACTTACTACCAGGCACTTTGTCACCACCACTAATCTATATGGTTTATCTATGGTTGTCAAAGGAATCACCCGTGGCGCGTGTTTGAGACGGTGAAGGTGGTGAACCAAGCTTCGAGGCTGCGTTCGCGGTGCCACTCCCCCGGCCAGGTGCCCGGCTCCAGCCCTGTGTCGCTGCGCTCCAGCCGTGCCTCCACCCCCCGTACCAGCTACTACGGCTCAGACAGCGCCAGCCTCACCTTGGAGGACAAGCCCCCTAGTGCCGTATCGAGGCTGGCAGAGGTGGCACACATTGAGAACAACAGGTGAGACTGGCAACAGTgtgtaaatatacactaccggtcaaaagttttagaacacctactcattcaagggtttttcttttctttttagtattttcaacattgtagaataatagtgaagacattaaaactattaagtaacacatatggaatcatgtagtaaccaaaaaatgtgttaaacaagtcaaaatatattttatatttgagattcttcaaatagccaccctttgccttgatgacagctttgcacactcttggcgttctattaaccagcttcatgaggtagtcacctggaatgcatttcaaataacaggtgtgccttcttaaaagttaatttgtggaatttctttccttcttaatgtgtttgagccaatcagtgttgacGTGATacggtaggggggtatacagaagatagccctatttgataaaagaacaagtccgtattatggcaagaacagctcaaataagcaaagagaaacgacagtccatttttacttaagacatgaaggtcagtcaaaacggaaaatttcaagaactttgaatatttcttcaagtgcagtcgcaaaaaccatgaagcgctgtgatgaaactggctttcatgaggaccgccacaggaaaggaagacccagagttacctctgctgcagaagataagttcattagagttaccagcctcagaaattacagcccaaataaatgcttcaaagttcaagtaacagacatttcaacatcaactgttcagaggagactgtgtgaatcaggccttcatggtcaaattgatgcaaagaaaccattactaaaggacaccaataagaagaagagacttgcttgggccaagaaacacgagcaatggacattagaccggtggaaatttgtcgtTTGGTCTAGAGTCCAAaatggagatttttggttccaaccgccgtgtctttgtgagacgcggtgtgggtgtaCAGATGATCTCTTTGTGTATTTgtcaccataaagcatggaggaggaggtgttatggtgtggaggtgctttcaagtcacacttatccagcatggctaccactatcacgtttcaggtatgacccagatgcagagtTTCTTTCtgaaacaggggcaggcaaacgacaggttaaaggcaggcaggggtcaaaaccgggaaggactaaAAAACAGGAACAAGAAACGGGCAAGAGTaggggaacaaacgctggtaggtttcatgaacaaaacgaactggcaacagacacagagaacacaggtgtaaatacacaggggataatggggaagatgggcgacacttggaggggggtggagacaagcacaaagacaggtgaaacagatcagggtgtgataaccacagcattctgcagcgatacgccatcccatctggtttgggcttagtgggactatcatttttttttcaacaggacaatgacccaacacacttccaggctatTTAAGGGcaattttaccaagaaggagagtgatggagtgctgcatcagatgacctggcctccacaatcccccgacctcaaccaaattgagatggtttgggatgagtcagaccgcagagtgaaggaaaagcagtcaacatgtgctcagcatatgtgggaacttcttcaagactgttggaaagcattccaggtgaagctggttgagagaatgctaagagtgtgcaaagctgtcatcaaggcaaagggtggctagtttgcagaatctcaaatataaaatatattttgatttgtttaacacatttttgtttactacatcattccatgtgtgttattttatagttttgatgtcttcactattattctacaatgcagaaaatagtaaaaataagtttaaaaaaccttgaatgagtaggtgttctaaaacttttgaccggtagtgtacatgggTATATGTGTGAATTACATTAACTCTCATACAGAGTCTACAGACATCAGACACACAGAGTATTTACTTTTCAAATCAGAttcatttgtatttgtcacatgctttgtagacaacaggcgtagactaacagtgaaatgcttttccaTAGTATATTAATGGACTTCTGTCCTTCATACATGTTCAAACATACAGCTTCCATTTCTCTGGTCTATGTGTACTAACAGCAGTGCATTTGTATCCAAAACCTATTCTACCTCCTCTACTCTGAGTGTTAGTGCATcaacagtgtacagtatatcattaACCTGCCTTTATTTCTCTCTGATCTCAGTGTGAGTGGCCCTAAGCGTCTGGGTATGCCGGGCATGCCTGGAGGCCAGGACCTTGAGGCCGCGCTCCGCTGTTTATCTGACCGCCAACAGAGCCATGCCTCAGAGCGCCCCTTCTTTGAGGTGGAGCGTGAACGCAAACTCCGCGCCCTGGCCGCCGCCTGCCAGGGGTGCAGTGAGGAGGGCGAGGAGGTGGGCGAGCTGGGCTCCAGCGGGTTCCTTACACCCAACGACAGCCTGGTGTCCAGCTCGGTGGCGTCGACAAGCACCAACTACTCCAATGGCAGCTCGCTGCACTCCTCGGCCGGATCGGGGGGCTCGCGCTCCTACCTACCCGATCGCCTGCAGATTGTCAAGCCCCTGGAAGGTGAGGAGGGACGGGGAGACCCTGTGTGTGTTCTTAGCTGAGATATTAGGTGTGCGGTAACTCAACTGTTAGTTTTACGGCAACTTGCCTAAGGTTGCTAGACTCAATTACAAGTGAAAATAGACACTCTTTACAATTGTTTCCTTCTTTCAATATGAAAAATATGCATGATTAGAGAAATACAGGTtattacataaataaataaatgtgttattCCCAACATACAACAATGTTAACTATATCGCCCTTCCTCTCCACCCCAGGCTCAGTGACCCTGCACCACTGGCAGCAGCTGGCCAAGCCCAACCTGGGAGGTATCTTGCACCCTCGCCCGGGGGTCCTCACCAAAGACTTCCGGGAGCTGGAGATCGACCTCCAACACGTCTACAGCCTCAATGACCTGGAGGAGGACGACCCTGACCTATCACAGCTCTCCCACAGCCTGGCTGCCGGAGCCCACGGCACCATGGGTAAGAAAAGAGGCCACAGGGTAGTGTTTAGTTGAGTTCAGTAGATACGGTTGAAAGGGTCTCAATTGTGAGTGaaaacattcacacacagtacacactcaTTCCTCTGGTCCATCTAGTCTGGTGGGAAAATCTGATCGTTTTCCCTTCTCCCTCCGACGGAACTCTTTAGGTCCGTCAGATTGGGTAAGGGAGAACGATCAGGCATTGACACTGGAACCTTCTATTTGGATAACATGTCTACTGTGGTCCTTTTCCCCTTAAGTTCACCTGTGTGGTAGGTGTGATGTTACTAAACAGTTTGTGTCATTCCAACTCATACTGTCGTTGTGTATCGTACATTCTCCCATCTGTGTCATGTGGTGGGTGGCTCTGGGATTTTCCTCATCCATTGTGAGTAGCTgtatttgttgttgtgtgtgtttttgtgtagttgTGTAAAGTGTGTCCATCACCCACAGTCACTCCTCCATCCTCCGGCCCCAACCTCCCCCAGACCCTTCCCACCCACACCGTCACCACCTGTCGGCGCCACCACCCCTTCCTCCTGCTCCATTCCTTCTCCACCAGGTAAGATCTGCGagtccctcacacacaccactttattttacagtccggtttcacattttattttatgcaTGATTTATTTAACCAAAAAGCAGCGTACAGTCAAGTGCAGAAAGTTACATGTTTTTTGTCTGGTATTTACTAAGAGTGTATTTATGGTGACAATGAATTCTTCCTGGAAGGTTCGTCAAAGACGTCGAAATAATAGGACACCTGGTACTAAATGGTGTTTGAAATGAATCCAAAGAAACATAAGTAATTACCAGGTAGTGGACTGTTGAAGGTCGACTGAACTAAATCTACTATTAAAATAAATATGCATCTGAATGGAAGTGTGAAGAGACTTTTCCCTGTTTCTCCAGTTTTCGATCAGTTTTCGATCCAGCACCATCACTAATCGGTTTTGTGTGTGCGATAGATTCTGACTATTATCCCCAGGTAGtggactgtaaaataaagtgaaatccatttatttttcattcatttgcCTTTTGGcatgcattcattcattcaatcattaattaattaattcattcattcattcattcaaccaAAGCCCAATATTAGTAATGACGTGAAAAGGTATTTACGATAGGACTACAAAAGACCACCACTCTCAAAACAACAGCAGCTTTGCTGCCCCATTTTTCTCCTCAAAAGTACCTtgctactttgtgtgtgtgtatagcagtccttctctcctcccttactcAATCCGTCTCCCCTTACCCCATGTCTCTCCCCTCAGTGGTAGGAAACGCTGGTCCAAGCACTTTCTCCAGCTCTAAAGGGGGCTTCCTAGGCAAAGTAAGAGCCAACAGGCATGGACAG contains:
- the hap1 gene encoding trafficking kinesin-binding protein 1 isoform X5, with the translated sequence MECHLLERVDRGSHDVSTLTELCSGGDSEVEIVSLLSEGLPNYTLRADCMFGYDHDDWLHTPLLPPEVALRLTHDQIEETLKYFLLCSERVGQVTKTYHDIEAVTHLLEEKERDLELAARIGQSLLKQNRDLTARNELMDEQLEIAKEEIAQLRHELSMRDDLLHLYASTEEIENASDSHALMKRNESSNSLSSFVNYDFIQQKLKGLEEENLKLRCEANELTSETANYEEQEQELMMVCVEELTSVNKQVVDMSDELARKVEDTLRQQEEISSLLAQIVDLQARCKGLTTDNEELTQHLSASRESQSQLKSELNYLQDKYSECEDMLREAREDIKNLRNKSLPNSTVQRYSALSAVFPMDSLAAEIEGTFRKGLDVPAPFEYKNHPWRVFETVKVVNQASRLRSRCHSPGQVPGSSPVSLRSSRASTPRTSYYGSDSASLTLEDKPPSAVSRLAEVAHIENNSVSGPKRLGMPGMPGGQDLEAALRCLSDRQQSHASERPFFEVERERKLRALAAACQGCSEEGEEVGELGSSGFLTPNDSLVSSSVASTSTNYSNGSSLHSSAGSGGSRSYLPDRLQIVKPLEGSVTLHHWQQLAKPNLGGILHPRPGVLTKDFRELEIDLQHVYSLNDLEEDDPDLSQLSHSLAAGAHGTMGPSDWVRENDQALTLEPSIWITCLLWSFSP
- the hap1 gene encoding trafficking kinesin-binding protein 1 isoform X4; this translates as MECHLLERVDRGSHDVSTLTELCSGGDSEVEIVSLLSEGLPNYTLRADCMFGYDHDDWLHTPLLPPEVALRLTHDQIEETLKYFLLCSERVGQVTKTYHDIEAVTHLLEEKERDLELAARIGQSLLKQNRDLTARNELMDEQLEIAKEEIAQLRHELSMRDDLLHLYASTEEIENASDSHALMKRNESSNSLSSFVNYDFIQQKLKGLEEENLKLRCEANELTSETANYEEQEQELMMVCVEELTSVNKQVVDMSDELARKVEDTLRQQEEISSLLAQIVDLQARCKGLTTDNEELTQHLSASRESQSQLKSELNYLQDKYSECEDMLREAREDIKNLRNKSLPNSTVQRYSALSAVFPMDSLAAEIEGTFRKGLDVPAPFEYKNHPWRVFETVKVVNQASRLRSRCHSPGQVPGSSPVSLRSSRASTPRTSYYGSDSASLTLEDKPPSAVSRLAEVAHIENNSVSGPKRLGMPGMPGGQDLEAALRCLSDRQQSHASERPFFEVERERKLRALAAACQGCSEEGEEVGELGSSGFLTPNDSLVSSSVASTSTNYSNGSSLHSSAGSGGSRSYLPDRLQIVKPLEGSVTLHHWQQLAKPNLGGILHPRPGVLTKDFRELEIDLQHVYSLNDLEEDDPDLSQLSHSLAAGAHGTMVTPPSSGPNLPQTLPTHTVTTCRRHHPFLLLHSFSTSGRKRWSKHFLQL
- the hap1 gene encoding trafficking kinesin-binding protein 1 isoform X3 — encoded protein: MECHLLERVDRGSHDVSTLTELCSGGDSEVEIVSLLSEGLPNYTLRADCMFGYDHDDWLHTPLLPPEVALRLTHDQIEETLKYFLLCSERVGQVTKTYHDIEAVTHLLEEKERDLELAARIGQSLLKQNRDLTARNELMDEQLEIAKEEIAQLRHELSMRDDLLHLYASTEEIENASDSHALMKRNESSNSLSSFVNYDFIQQKLKGLEEENLKLRCEANELTSETANYEEQEQELMMVCVEELTSVNKQVVDMSDELARKVEDTLRQQEEISSLLAQIVDLQARCKGLTTDNEELTQHLSASRESQSQLKSELNYLQDKYSECEDMLREAREDIKNLRNKSLPNSTVQRYSALSAVFPMDSLAAEIEGTFRKGLDVPAPFEYKNHPWRVFETVKVVNQASRLRSRCHSPGQVPGSSPVSLRSSRASTPRTSYYGSDSASLTLEDKPPSAVSRLAEVAHIENNSVSGPKRLGMPGMPGGQDLEAALRCLSDRQQSHASERPFFEVERERKLRALAAACQGCSEEGEEVGELGSSGFLTPNDSLVSSSVASTSTNYSNGSSLHSSAGSGGSRSYLPDRLQIVKPLEGSVTLHHWQQLAKPNLGGILHPRPGVLTKDFRELEIDLQHVYSLNDLEEDDPDLSQLSHSLAAGAHGTMVTPPSSGPNLPQTLPTHTVTTCRRHHPFLLLHSFSTRIWSIILKLLRKQHVTHLLGLLTWTPWPLCSS
- the hap1 gene encoding trafficking kinesin-binding protein 1 isoform X6 produces the protein MECHLLERVDRGSHDVSTLTELCSGGDSEVEIVSLLSEGLPNYTLRADCMFGYDHDDWLHTPLLPPEVALRLTHDQIEETLKYFLLCSERVGQVTKTYHDIEAVTHLLEEKERDLELAARIGQSLLKQNRDLTARNELMDEQLEIAKEEIAQLRHELSMRDDLLHLYASTEEIENASDSHALMKRNESSNSLSSFVNYDFIQQKLKGLEEENLKLRCEANELTSETANYEEQEQELMMVCVEELTSVNKQVVDMSDELARKVEDTLRQQEEISSLLAQIVDLQARCKGLTTDNEELTQHLSASRESQSQLKSELNYLQDKYSECEDMLREAREDIKNLRNKSLPNSTVQRYSALSAVFPMDSLAAEIEGTFRKGLDVPAPFEYKNHPWRVFETVKVVNQASRLRSRCHSPGQVPGSSPVSLRSSRASTPRTSYYGSDSASLTLEDKPPSAVSRLAEVAHIENNSVSGPKRLGMPGMPGGQDLEAALRCLSDRQQSHASERPFFEVERERKLRALAAACQGCSEEGEEVGELGSSGFLTPNDSLVSSSVASTSTNYSNGSSLHSSAGSGGSRSYLPDRLQIVKPLEGSVTLHHWQQLAKPNLGGILHPRPGVLTKDFRELEIDLQHVYSLNDLEEDDPDLSQLSHSLAAGAHGTMAFALAACPLVGAVSI
- the hap1 gene encoding trafficking kinesin-binding protein 1 isoform X2, with the translated sequence MEEGFCPVTMEVWSSSASEEEEEEKESGHGSQEEEEEMEEGGKQHSKESLCRELMQVLCSERVGQVTKTYHDIEAVTHLLEEKERDLELAARIGQSLLKQNRDLTARNELMDEQLEIAKEEIAQLRHELSMRDDLLHLYASTEEIENASDSHALMKRNESSNSLSSFVNYDFIQQKLKGLEEENLKLRCEANELTSETANYEEQEQELMMVCVEELTSVNKQVVDMSDELARKVEDTLRQQEEISSLLAQIVDLQARCKGLTTDNEELTQHLSASRESQSQLKSELNYLQDKYSECEDMLREAREDIKNLRNKSLPNSTVQRYSALSAVFPMDSLAAEIEGTFRKGLDVPAPFEYKNHPWRVFETVKVVNQASRLRSRCHSPGQVPGSSPVSLRSSRASTPRTSYYGSDSASLTLEDKPPSAVSRLAEVAHIENNSVSGPKRLGMPGMPGGQDLEAALRCLSDRQQSHASERPFFEVERERKLRALAAACQGCSEEGEEVGELGSSGFLTPNDSLVSSSVASTSTNYSNGSSLHSSAGSGGSRSYLPDRLQIVKPLEGSVTLHHWQQLAKPNLGGILHPRPGVLTKDFRELEIDLQHVYSLNDLEEDDPDLSQLSHSLAAGAHGTMVTPPSSGPNLPQTLPTHTVTTCRRHHPFLLLHSFSTSLCSRSLSACGSCEHLSTTSPSSSNQQHCVLTFDPSQGGGHHSTSTQAPPLSLGLLRLLEEQGISASTLPYPYHQLTPHTAHTRPTTVEEERGGGTCTMEEEGRRNIFSFNLVEKLRSLGLHKVADRGVVD